GACGCGAAGTTCATAGGCGCCCGGAACTACCTCAACCTGGCCCGCGACCCGCGCTTCTGGAACGCACTGGTCAACACGCTGGAGTTCGCGGCCATGGCGATCCCGCTCATCGTGGGGATCGGCCTGGTGCTGGCGCTGTTCATCTTCGCCGGCCGCAAGCGGCGCGTCACCACCTGGCTGGAGGCCGGTTTCTTCTTCCCCTACCTGCTGACCGTCTCGGTTGTCGGACTGATATGGCGCTGGCTGCTGGATCCCGACTTCGGAATCGTGCTGCTCACCCTGCGGGACATGGGCATTGACCCTCCGGTGTTCCTGAACGAGCCGCGATGGGCGCTCCCTGCCATCGCGCTGGCCACGGCGTGGTGGCTGGCCGGCTACCGGATGCTGCTGTTCCGCGCGGCCCTCGAGGACATCCCGGACGAGTTCTACGAGGCGGCGCGGATAGACGGCGCTTCGAGCCCGCGCGTCTTTTTCTCCATCGTGCTGCCGCTGCTGCGCCCGGCCATCCTGTTCGCCCTGGTGCTCACCACGATCTCGGGGTTCATCGTATTCGGGCAGGTGCTGATCATGACCGCGGGCGGCCCTGGGCGGGCATCCGAGGTCCTGGCCATGTACCTTTATCGCTTCGGCTTCGAGTATCTGGAGATGGGTCAGGCAGCGGCCGTGGGCACGGTGCTCTTCCTGATCATCCTGGGCCTGACGATGGTGTCGTTCCGATGGCTCGGCTACGAGTCGTCCCTGTGACCGCGGCCAAGCTGGGGCCGCGCCTGCTGGTGGCCTTCGCCGCCGCGCTGGCCCTGCTCTGGGTGGCTCCCATCGCCTGGATGTTCACCACCGGAATCAAGTCCGCGCCCGAGATCTTCGCGCTTCCTCCGACGTGGATCCCGCAGCGCCCCACGCTGGATCACGTACACGTCGTGCTCACCCGCTGGCCCTTCCTGCGATGGACGCTGAACAGCGTGGTGGTGGCCGGAACCACGACGGTGCTCTCGGTGCTGGTCTCGGTGCCGGCGGCGTACGCGTTCTCGCGCCTGCGATGGAGGGGCCGCGACGCCATCTTCCTGGTCTTCCTGTCGTCAATGCTGATCCCGCTCGAGGTGAACGTCATCCCGCTGTACTTCCTTATGAACCGGCTGCACCTGCTGAACACCTACCCAGCGGTTTTCCTGCCCATGATCGGCATGCCGATTGGGATCTTCCTGCTGCGCCAGTTCTATATCAACATCCCGGGTGAGCTCGACGACGCGGCGCGGGTGGACGGCTGCGGCAACTTGAGGATCCTCTGGCACGTGATCCTGCCGCTTTCGCGCCCGGCGCTCGCGGCGCTGGTCATCTACATGTTCACCTTCGCGTGGAACGAGTTCTTCTGGTCGATGATCGCCCTCTCGTCGCCGCAGATGTTCACGCTTCCGATCGGCCTGCGCGCCCTGCAGGGCGCCTACGACATTGACTACGGCGTCCTCATGGCCGGGGCGGCCATGGCAGTACTGCCCACCCTGATGCTGTTCCTGTTCCTCCGGGGCTCCATCATCCGCGGGATCACGATGACCGCGCACAAGTAGGTCGCACGAGCAGATCGCACGAGAAGGCCGAGGCAGACTCAGTTGCGCATCGCAGCCCGATACGCCGCCACCAACCCGCTGCCCACGCCGTTCTGTCACGGCGCCACCCTGTTGCCGCTCGACGGCGGAGACCTGCTGGGCGCCTGGTTCGGCGGGACCCGCGAGGGCCTGCCGGATTCGGGTATCTACGTGGCCCGGCTGGCTTCCGGCGCGGCCGCCTGGGAGCCGCCCATTCTGGTGGCTCCTGCCGACGGCCACCCGTGCGGTAACCCAGTGCTGTTCGAGGGGGCGCCCGGGGTCATCTGGCTTGCCTACTTTCGGGTGTGGGGCGAGTGGTGCACCGGCGGGAAGCCCTGCGCCCGGCTGTCATTCGATGGAGGCGCCTCGTGGGGCCCGGAGATGCTGTTGCTGGACCGAAGCGGGGTGCTCACGAAGAACAAGCCGCTCCGCCTCGGCGACGAGCTCCTGCTGCCTGTCTACGACGAGTGGAAGTGGCAGGTGGGCGTGGCGCGGTTGGGCGTCTCGGCGCACACTGAGCTCTGGCATTTCGATAATCTGGCGATCGGGGCCGGCAGCAACGTGCCGATAATCCAGGGGACGCTGGCCGAGGCGGAGCCCGGAACGCTGCTCATGCTCATGCGGACCAAGGCAGGGCGCATCTGGCAAGCGACGAGCCGCGACGCCGGCCGGACATGGCAGGGACTGAGGGCCACGGCGCTGCGCAACCCCAACGCGGGCGTGGATGTGGTCCGCCTCCGGGACGGGCGCCTGTGGCTGTGCTACAACGATACCGACCGCGGCCGCGACCCGATGGAGTGGGATCTGCGCTACCCCCTGTGCCTGGCTGAAAGCACCGATGGCGGCCGGACCTGGCGCACGGCCCTCACGCTCGAGGAGGGGCCCGGGGAGTATTCGTATCCCGTGATCGTTGCGGACGAAGCAGACCGCGTCCACATAGCGTACACCGCGCTGCGCAAGGAGATCCGGCACGTCGTTCTGGAACCATAGGATGGAGCCCCGACATGATAACGTTCTCAGAGGCCGGCCCATGACGATAGCCCAACGCCTCGGCGAGGTTTTGCTGCCGCCCGTTACACCCTTCGATGGCGGCGGGGCCGTGGACTTCGCCGCGCTCGACCGTCTGCTCGCCTGGCTCCTGGACCGAGGCATGTGCGACAGTCTGTTCGTCGGCGGGACGACGGGCGAGTTCCACGCGCTGTCACTCGAGGAACGGGTGGCGATCTTCGAGCGGGTCAAGGCGTTGGCCGGCGCCCGCGTCCCCCTGATCGCCGGAACCGGCGCGGCGGCCACGCGCGACGCCGTCTTCCTGACACGGGAGGCCGAGCGGCTCGGCTACGATGCGGTGGCCGTGATCCTGCCCTACTACAGCCGGCCGACCCAGGACGAGATCTACCATCACCTGGCCGCGGTGGCGCGCGCCACGGCCCTACCGGTGATCCTCTACAACATCCCCCTGTTCACAGGCGTGAACCTGATGCCCGAGACGCTGGCCCGGTTAGCCGAGCTGCCCAACGTCGTTGGTATCAAAGATCAGGCAGGGGCCAACCCGACCCAGGCGTCGGACTACCTGCGCGTTGCGCCGCACCTGGCGGTCTATTGTGGGGACGACGCGATGATCCTCCAGGTGCTGGCGCAGGGCGGGGTGGGGTGCGTGAGCGGCGGCGCGCACGTGCTCGGCCGCCTCATCAAGGAGATGATCCGGAAGTTCAAGGCGGGCGACGTGGACGGCGCGACCGCGATCCATCACCGGTTGATGCCGTTCCATCGCGCGCTGACGCCCGGCGGGCGCGCCAACCCGATCCCACTGACCCGGATGGCCGTGACGCTCGTCACAGGGATTGAAGTCGGCCCACCGCGGCCGCCGCTCATGCTCCCGGAGGAGTCGGAGGTGGCGCGGCTGCGGGGCGTGCTGGAAGAGCTGGGGCTGCTCGGCGGGGATCCGCCCCGAGCTTACCCGCGCAGATAGGCGTCTGCCCCTGCGATCCAGTCCTGGCGCGGCGGGCTGAAGAAGTCCACCGTCACCACGTCCTCCAGCATCTCCGCGCTGTGCG
This DNA window, taken from bacterium, encodes the following:
- a CDS encoding carbohydrate ABC transporter permease, with protein sequence MARLRVVPVTAAKLGPRLLVAFAAALALLWVAPIAWMFTTGIKSAPEIFALPPTWIPQRPTLDHVHVVLTRWPFLRWTLNSVVVAGTTTVLSVLVSVPAAYAFSRLRWRGRDAIFLVFLSSMLIPLEVNVIPLYFLMNRLHLLNTYPAVFLPMIGMPIGIFLLRQFYINIPGELDDAARVDGCGNLRILWHVILPLSRPALAALVIYMFTFAWNEFFWSMIALSSPQMFTLPIGLRALQGAYDIDYGVLMAGAAMAVLPTLMLFLFLRGSIIRGITMTAHK
- the dapA gene encoding 4-hydroxy-tetrahydrodipicolinate synthase, encoding MTIAQRLGEVLLPPVTPFDGGGAVDFAALDRLLAWLLDRGMCDSLFVGGTTGEFHALSLEERVAIFERVKALAGARVPLIAGTGAAATRDAVFLTREAERLGYDAVAVILPYYSRPTQDEIYHHLAAVARATALPVILYNIPLFTGVNLMPETLARLAELPNVVGIKDQAGANPTQASDYLRVAPHLAVYCGDDAMILQVLAQGGVGCVSGGAHVLGRLIKEMIRKFKAGDVDGATAIHHRLMPFHRALTPGGRANPIPLTRMAVTLVTGIEVGPPRPPLMLPEESEVARLRGVLEELGLLGGDPPRAYPRR
- a CDS encoding sialidase family protein; protein product: MRIAARYAATNPLPTPFCHGATLLPLDGGDLLGAWFGGTREGLPDSGIYVARLASGAAAWEPPILVAPADGHPCGNPVLFEGAPGVIWLAYFRVWGEWCTGGKPCARLSFDGGASWGPEMLLLDRSGVLTKNKPLRLGDELLLPVYDEWKWQVGVARLGVSAHTELWHFDNLAIGAGSNVPIIQGTLAEAEPGTLLMLMRTKAGRIWQATSRDAGRTWQGLRATALRNPNAGVDVVRLRDGRLWLCYNDTDRGRDPMEWDLRYPLCLAESTDGGRTWRTALTLEEGPGEYSYPVIVADEADRVHIAYTALRKEIRHVVLEP
- a CDS encoding sugar ABC transporter permease encodes the protein MKRRYGRTVEIALFILPFAAFWILFRLGPVLYGFFISLYRWDPLGDAKFIGARNYLNLARDPRFWNALVNTLEFAAMAIPLIVGIGLVLALFIFAGRKRRVTTWLEAGFFFPYLLTVSVVGLIWRWLLDPDFGIVLLTLRDMGIDPPVFLNEPRWALPAIALATAWWLAGYRMLLFRAALEDIPDEFYEAARIDGASSPRVFFSIVLPLLRPAILFALVLTTISGFIVFGQVLIMTAGGPGRASEVLAMYLYRFGFEYLEMGQAAAVGTVLFLIILGLTMVSFRWLGYESSL